A stretch of Candidatus Zixiibacteriota bacterium DNA encodes these proteins:
- a CDS encoding glycerophosphodiester phosphodiesterase has translation MAAFRYACERGADALEVDLRCSRDGVIYCFHDYHLARMTGYSGYLSRTSSKVVDKLRVESRQHVLHFERFVEEFAGQIDIVLDIKSPGIESKIIAILGRHASNHRLIYSSFNAKILMRVKALLPSAHTALIVGPIRNMKVKLDLAAYLIERLQHLRCSAVHLSKLIAKPALVRRLKQAGFHVAVWTVDDVAAAGKLAASGVDGIISNLPEALGNPANRKLIVNN, from the coding sequence TTGGCCGCTTTTCGCTATGCCTGCGAGCGGGGCGCCGATGCTCTTGAAGTTGACCTGCGCTGCTCGCGGGACGGCGTCATCTACTGCTTCCATGACTACCACCTCGCCCGCATGACCGGCTATTCCGGGTATCTCAGCCGCACCTCCTCCAAGGTCGTGGATAAGCTTCGCGTCGAATCGCGACAACATGTCCTCCACTTCGAACGTTTCGTCGAGGAGTTCGCCGGGCAAATCGATATCGTGCTCGACATCAAATCACCCGGGATCGAAAGCAAAATCATTGCGATTTTGGGCCGCCATGCATCCAATCACAGGTTGATTTATTCAAGCTTCAATGCCAAAATCCTGATGCGTGTCAAAGCCTTGCTTCCCAGCGCTCATACCGCACTCATCGTCGGGCCGATTCGTAACATGAAGGTAAAATTGGACTTAGCTGCATATCTCATCGAGCGCCTCCAACACCTCCGTTGCTCCGCCGTCCATCTCTCCAAGCTCATCGCCAAACCGGCGCTCGTTCGGCGGCTGAAGCAGGCCGGTTTTCACGTCGCCGTCTGGACCGTCGATGACGTCGCCGCTGCCGGCAAGTTGGCAGCTTCAGGCGTCGACGGCATCATCTCCAATCTTCCCGAAGCTCTCGGGAATCCGGCCAATCGGAAGCTCATCGTTAATAACTGA
- a CDS encoding GDP-mannose 4,6-dehydratase — MAKRYLVCGGCGFIGSNFVRLLTESEPEAQITVYDALTYAGALENLGGLQQHRFMEFVRGDIADPEAVAAVIGKGYDLVVNFAAETHVDRSLYYTQQFVRTNIWGVEVLLSACREREIPLLQISTDEVYGAAAEGESFDETAPLNPSSPYAASKAAADLLVLAAIKTFDQRAAIVRTTNNYGPRQFPEKLIPYFLNLIREGQPLPVYGDGQQRRCWLYVEDFCAGLLRLVRDFPAGEVVNIGADADYANLETIQLLQKIAGADSAIKHVADRPAHDRGYRIDSSKFERRYGTLKQRSLESGLAATVAWYRENPAIFARLRKLDAAGFESRHYQAR; from the coding sequence ATGGCTAAACGCTACCTGGTGTGCGGGGGCTGCGGGTTCATCGGGTCGAATTTTGTCCGGTTGCTGACGGAGTCGGAGCCGGAAGCGCAGATTACGGTTTACGACGCGTTGACATATGCCGGCGCGCTGGAGAATCTTGGCGGATTGCAGCAGCACCGGTTCATGGAGTTTGTGCGGGGCGACATCGCCGACCCCGAAGCGGTGGCGGCGGTGATCGGCAAGGGGTACGATCTGGTTGTCAACTTCGCGGCCGAGACGCACGTCGATCGGTCGCTGTATTACACGCAGCAGTTTGTGCGCACGAATATTTGGGGGGTGGAGGTGCTGTTGTCGGCGTGCCGCGAGCGGGAGATTCCGCTGCTGCAGATTTCGACGGACGAGGTCTACGGAGCGGCGGCCGAAGGCGAGTCATTTGATGAGACGGCGCCGCTAAATCCGAGCAGTCCGTATGCGGCGAGCAAGGCGGCGGCGGACTTGCTGGTGCTGGCAGCGATCAAGACGTTCGACCAGCGGGCGGCGATCGTGCGCACGACCAACAACTACGGACCGCGGCAGTTCCCGGAGAAGCTGATTCCCTACTTTCTGAATCTGATCCGCGAGGGTCAGCCGCTGCCGGTTTATGGTGACGGTCAACAACGACGGTGCTGGTTGTACGTGGAGGATTTCTGCGCGGGCCTGCTGCGGTTGGTGCGTGACTTCCCCGCCGGCGAAGTAGTCAACATCGGCGCCGACGCGGATTACGCCAACTTGGAGACAATACAACTGCTGCAGAAGATCGCAGGCGCCGACAGCGCAATCAAGCATGTTGCCGACCGACCGGCGCACGATCGCGGTTATCGGATTGATTCAAGCAAATTCGAACGTCGTTACGGTACGCTCAAGCAGCGGAGTCTGGAGAGCGGGCTGGCAGCGACGGTGGCGTGGTATCGTGAGAATCCGGCGATTTTTGCGCGCTTGCGCAAGTTAGACGCCGCCGGATTTGAATCGCGGCACTACCAGGCACGCTGA
- a CDS encoding dTDP-4-dehydrorhamnose 3,5-epimerase family protein — protein sequence MIDGVKTKELKVHCDERGNLFEVLRADEPLFKQFGQVYVTTAYPGVVKAWHMHKKQTDQMCVVKGRVKFVLYDGREHSPTYGEINEFFAGDFHRLLIQIPPGIYHGFKNIGTDECYVMNVPTHTYSAAEPDEFRVDPQDAKIPYDWSRHDG from the coding sequence ATGATTGACGGAGTCAAGACCAAGGAATTGAAAGTTCACTGCGATGAGCGGGGCAATCTGTTCGAGGTCCTGCGGGCGGATGAGCCGCTGTTCAAACAGTTCGGGCAGGTCTATGTCACGACGGCTTATCCGGGAGTGGTCAAGGCGTGGCACATGCACAAGAAGCAGACCGACCAGATGTGCGTGGTCAAAGGGCGCGTGAAGTTCGTGCTGTACGACGGGCGGGAACATTCGCCGACCTATGGCGAGATCAACGAATTTTTTGCGGGGGATTTCCATCGCCTGCTGATTCAAATTCCGCCGGGGATTTATCACGGATTCAAGAACATCGGCACAGACGAGTGTTACGTGATGAACGTACCGACGCACACCTACAGTGCCGCCGAGCCGGACGAGTTTCGCGTTGACCCGCAAGATGCCAAGATTCCCTACGATTGGTCGCGCCACGATGGCTAA
- a CDS encoding 6-phosphofructokinase, whose protein sequence is MRVGIVTGGGDCPGLNAVIRAVVRKGINKNGWEIVGIREGWKGLMGDTNVQPLGINDVSGILHRGGTILKTSRTNPFKNGDGIEEVLRNIKDLELDCIVAVGGEDTLGVAQKMSALGINVVGIPKTIDNDLSGTDTTFGFDTAINIAMEAIDRLHTTAESHNRVLVIEVMGRHTGWIALYAGVAGGADVILIPERPVLVDKVCELIRKRHKRGKDFSIVVVAEGAKVSFDNKVDANGSLIVKDMGVDQFGHVRLGGIGTLLADEIEKRTKFEARAVILGHIQRGGAPTAFDRVLATRYGSAAVDFIRDGKFGQMVALRGNEIVGAELTEAVYSLKKVDERLIEMAEEYIG, encoded by the coding sequence TTGCGTGTAGGAATCGTGACCGGCGGCGGTGATTGCCCCGGCCTCAACGCTGTCATCAGGGCCGTCGTCCGCAAAGGCATCAATAAGAACGGCTGGGAAATCGTCGGAATTCGCGAAGGCTGGAAAGGCCTCATGGGCGACACCAACGTCCAGCCCCTCGGCATCAACGATGTCTCCGGTATCCTCCACCGGGGCGGCACCATCTTGAAGACCTCCCGAACCAACCCGTTCAAGAACGGCGACGGTATCGAGGAAGTCTTGCGAAACATCAAAGACCTCGAACTCGATTGCATTGTGGCGGTTGGCGGGGAAGATACACTGGGGGTCGCCCAGAAGATGTCCGCTCTCGGCATCAACGTCGTTGGAATTCCCAAGACCATCGACAACGACCTCTCCGGCACCGATACTACCTTCGGCTTCGACACCGCGATCAATATCGCGATGGAGGCCATCGACCGTCTGCACACCACCGCCGAGTCGCACAACCGTGTTCTCGTGATCGAAGTCATGGGTCGCCACACCGGTTGGATCGCCCTTTACGCCGGCGTCGCGGGCGGCGCCGACGTGATCTTGATCCCTGAGCGCCCCGTTCTGGTCGACAAGGTCTGCGAATTGATCCGCAAACGTCACAAGCGCGGGAAAGACTTCTCAATCGTGGTTGTCGCCGAAGGCGCCAAGGTCTCCTTCGACAACAAGGTCGATGCCAACGGTTCGCTTATCGTCAAAGACATGGGCGTCGACCAGTTCGGCCATGTCCGCCTCGGCGGCATCGGCACCTTGCTGGCCGACGAAATCGAGAAGCGCACCAAATTCGAAGCCCGCGCCGTAATTCTCGGCCATATCCAACGCGGTGGCGCGCCCACCGCCTTCGATCGCGTACTGGCGACGCGCTACGGTTCGGCTGCTGTCGACTTCATCCGCGACGGCAAGTTCGGTCAAATGGTCGCCTTGCGCGGCAACGAAATTGTTGGTGCGGAACTCACGGAAGCGGTATATTCCTTGAAGAAAGTCGATGAGCGGCTTATCGAAATGGCAGAGGAATATATTGGCTAA
- a CDS encoding outer membrane beta-barrel protein: MAKSIVSAFILTMLLTAAAAASQPAGTTALGVRLGLFTNKSNELNQPNDEVKLFGNRTNFYVEAYANYYLTRWLAGVLNLGSYSKGDITFDVYVNGVFDGQFLGQASIFPMQLGLKVSPFSTQFPGKARPYLEGGGAFIIGRETATLGPYDSYWARYTDGSVASESDWGWWLGGGAEIPLTEALSFDTMVKYLDNKFNGDIAGISNYSGWQFSIGIVYVFLRK; this comes from the coding sequence TTGGCTAAGTCGATTGTCTCGGCGTTCATTCTGACCATGCTCCTGACCGCGGCGGCGGCGGCCTCGCAACCTGCCGGAACCACCGCGCTGGGGGTGCGCCTCGGGCTGTTCACCAACAAATCCAACGAGCTCAATCAGCCCAATGACGAAGTCAAGCTGTTCGGCAACCGCACCAACTTCTACGTCGAAGCCTACGCCAATTACTACCTGACCCGCTGGCTCGCCGGTGTCCTGAACCTCGGCTCTTATTCCAAGGGCGACATCACCTTCGATGTCTACGTCAACGGCGTCTTCGACGGTCAATTTCTCGGCCAGGCCTCGATCTTTCCAATGCAGCTTGGTCTGAAGGTTTCCCCCTTCAGCACTCAGTTTCCCGGCAAGGCCCGGCCTTATCTCGAAGGCGGCGGCGCCTTCATCATCGGCCGCGAAACCGCCACGCTCGGACCCTACGACTCCTACTGGGCGCGCTACACCGACGGCTCGGTCGCGAGCGAATCCGACTGGGGCTGGTGGCTCGGCGGCGGCGCCGAAATCCCACTCACCGAGGCCCTCTCGTTCGACACGATGGTCAAGTACCTCGACAACAAATTCAATGGCGATATCGCGGGAATTAGCAACTACTCCGGGTGGCAATTCTCGATAGGGATAGTGTACGTCTTTTTGCGCAAATAG
- a CDS encoding NTP transferase domain-containing protein, whose product MKGVVLAGGLGTRLFPLTKITNKHLLPVYDQPMIYYPIQTLVKAGITDIMIVTGGNHAGDFLQLLGNGKEFGLNGLRYAYQEGEGGIAAALALARHFVGDDKFCAILGDNIIMDDIGAAVRQFDSGGNGAELFLKEVEDAHRFGVAVFDQERRLVAVEEKPAQPKSKYAVTGVYLYEAKAFNVIETLRPSARGELEITDVSNHFLRSGRCGFHILEGWWTDAGTFESLHRAQGYVRSLRLNAGIKAGEDD is encoded by the coding sequence GTGAAAGGCGTCGTTCTTGCCGGCGGGCTGGGAACCCGGCTGTTTCCGCTGACCAAGATCACCAACAAGCATTTGTTGCCGGTATATGACCAGCCGATGATCTACTATCCGATTCAGACGTTGGTCAAGGCGGGGATCACGGACATCATGATCGTCACTGGAGGTAATCACGCCGGAGATTTCCTGCAGTTGCTCGGCAATGGGAAGGAATTCGGATTGAACGGACTGCGGTACGCTTACCAGGAAGGTGAAGGCGGAATTGCGGCGGCGCTGGCGCTGGCGCGGCACTTCGTGGGGGACGACAAGTTCTGCGCGATTCTGGGCGACAACATCATCATGGATGACATCGGCGCGGCAGTGCGGCAATTTGACTCGGGCGGCAACGGGGCAGAGTTGTTTTTGAAGGAAGTGGAAGATGCACATCGATTCGGAGTGGCGGTGTTTGACCAGGAGCGGCGGCTGGTGGCGGTGGAGGAAAAGCCGGCGCAGCCGAAGAGCAAATATGCGGTAACGGGCGTATACTTGTACGAGGCGAAGGCGTTCAATGTGATCGAGACGCTGCGGCCGTCGGCGCGCGGTGAGTTAGAGATCACGGACGTTTCGAATCATTTCCTGCGGTCGGGGCGCTGCGGGTTTCACATATTGGAGGGCTGGTGGACCGACGCGGGCACCTTCGAGTCGCTGCACCGGGCGCAGGGCTACGTGAGGTCGCTACGATTGAACGCGGGAATCAAGGCAGGCGAGGATGATTGA
- a CDS encoding aspartyl protease family protein, translating to MSKIFFAFLVVFAAAASQAQVLNEILAKHTEAMGGLDKMRQIATAEFDFSYQMGGMTGTAKMYYKSPDRVRYELDLPLAAYTQACSGDDCWMSDKSGLTHSLGAEYKALLITQLALTTGSYLDPAAFVGQVSLVAPDRLVDSVRCCVIEIAPTGGLAAQLAINKQTYLIYQTVVDMDLATIISTYFDYRAVDGVMVPFRTIERTEAGLVAGSNEVLSAKFNQPIDNALFRDPRAGTEALTTIKSDSVIVPFEFWNNHAYVEVNIDDRRKHYFIFDSGAGGSAINARLVDSLNVSKLADIEAHGVGGAQQTPAYKLDRLVIGTLEFVDLPVFAVDLSAIEQASNRTIDGIIGYDVLSRCIVSIDYDKKLLVLYSNATAPRASWGDYCDLTIDFHLPYVAGKVNDSIPGLFRIDTGSGSTIDFNSPFVQRNRLIGGDRSQYQEIRAVGIGGGSTGLMGVLPAIELCGRRVDSLLVNFSTSSAGIFSGEHTAGNIGAGLLKRFRVTFDYANEKLYLAPLAGPAPALSGFERTGLTLRSQNDTVFVDAVRTGSAAAGLIEPGDQLLSVNATSTVGTPLAEVEQQLVVAPGDSVNLKIRRGERIIKVRLILDSAY from the coding sequence ATGAGTAAGATCTTCTTCGCTTTCCTGGTCGTCTTCGCGGCGGCAGCATCTCAGGCCCAAGTGCTTAATGAAATCCTGGCCAAGCACACCGAAGCAATGGGCGGCTTGGACAAGATGCGCCAGATTGCGACGGCGGAATTCGATTTCAGCTACCAGATGGGCGGGATGACCGGCACCGCGAAAATGTACTATAAATCCCCCGATCGCGTCCGTTATGAGCTTGACCTGCCGCTCGCCGCCTATACCCAGGCCTGCTCCGGCGACGATTGCTGGATGAGCGACAAATCGGGGCTCACCCATTCCCTTGGCGCCGAGTACAAAGCGCTTCTCATCACCCAACTGGCCCTGACCACCGGCAGCTATCTCGACCCGGCCGCCTTTGTGGGGCAGGTCTCACTTGTGGCGCCCGATCGTCTCGTCGATTCCGTTCGCTGCTGCGTTATCGAAATCGCTCCCACAGGCGGCCTCGCCGCGCAGCTCGCCATCAACAAGCAAACCTATCTGATCTATCAGACTGTCGTCGACATGGATCTGGCCACGATCATCTCCACCTACTTCGACTACCGCGCCGTCGACGGCGTGATGGTGCCGTTTCGGACCATCGAACGCACCGAGGCCGGCCTGGTCGCAGGCTCCAACGAAGTGCTCTCCGCCAAATTTAACCAGCCCATCGACAATGCGCTCTTCCGCGACCCGCGCGCTGGCACCGAAGCGCTCACGACCATCAAGAGCGACTCCGTTATCGTTCCCTTCGAGTTCTGGAATAATCACGCTTATGTCGAAGTCAACATCGATGACCGGCGCAAACACTACTTCATCTTCGACAGCGGCGCCGGCGGCTCGGCCATCAATGCACGACTTGTCGATTCGCTGAATGTCTCCAAATTGGCGGATATCGAAGCGCATGGCGTCGGCGGCGCCCAGCAAACACCCGCCTACAAACTCGACCGCCTGGTCATCGGCACCCTCGAGTTCGTCGACCTGCCCGTCTTTGCCGTTGATCTCTCCGCCATTGAGCAGGCGAGCAACCGTACCATCGACGGCATCATCGGCTACGATGTGCTCAGCCGCTGCATCGTCAGCATCGATTACGACAAGAAACTCCTGGTCCTTTACAGTAACGCGACCGCGCCGCGCGCGTCGTGGGGCGATTATTGCGACCTCACCATCGATTTTCATCTGCCCTATGTCGCCGGGAAGGTCAATGATTCGATCCCCGGCCTGTTTCGCATCGACACCGGCTCCGGCTCTACCATCGACTTCAACTCTCCTTTTGTCCAGCGGAACCGACTGATCGGCGGCGACCGCAGTCAATACCAGGAAATCCGCGCTGTCGGCATTGGTGGCGGCTCGACCGGATTGATGGGAGTCCTGCCCGCGATTGAACTCTGCGGCCGGCGCGTTGACTCCCTTCTGGTCAACTTCTCGACCAGCTCCGCGGGGATCTTCTCCGGCGAACACACGGCCGGTAACATCGGCGCCGGCTTGCTCAAACGCTTCCGCGTCACCTTCGATTACGCCAACGAAAAGCTCTACCTCGCGCCACTGGCCGGTCCCGCGCCCGCACTGTCCGGCTTTGAGCGCACCGGTCTCACGCTGCGCTCACAAAATGATACCGTTTTCGTTGACGCCGTCCGCACTGGCTCGGCTGCCGCTGGCCTGATCGAGCCCGGGGACCAACTGCTGTCCGTCAACGCGACGAGCACGGTTGGGACGCCGCTGGCAGAAGTTGAGCAACAGTTGGTCGTCGCGCCGGGCGATTCTGTGAATTTGAAAATTCGCCGCGGCGAACGTATTATCAAAGTGAGGTTGATTCTGGACAGCGCGTACTAA